The genomic segment CGGTCACGACGCGGACGTGAGCGTTGCCGCTGTTGATGGCGTTGATGGCGTCGGCAAAGCTGGAAATCCCCTGGGCCGGCCGCGGCACCAGATTGAAGTTGCTAAGGGTGCCGCTAACGGTGCCAGTGAAGGTGCCCTGGACAAAGCTGTTGAAGAGCTGGAAGAACGCCGAGCCGGTCCCCCCCGGCGGGCCGGTGTGGATGTTGATCGCGGTGATGGGGGTGGCGGGAAGGGGATCGACCTTCACCTGGAATTCGATGCTGGTTGGGCCGGTCACCCGCAAGGCGACGCTGCCGGTGGCCTCGGAAACGACATCCAGCGCCGGGGCAAGCGCCGCCCTCGGCCCGCCGAAGAGGGTCACGCTGTTGGCGGTGGGGTGGGAGGTGGTGCC from the Desulfuromonadales bacterium genome contains:
- a CDS encoding CHRD domain-containing protein, translated to GTTSHPTANSVTLFGGPRAALAPALDVVSEATGSVALRVTGPTSIEFQVKVDPLPATPITAINIHTGPPGGTGSAFFQLFNSFVQGTFTGTVSGTLSNFNLVPRPAQGISSFADAINAINSGNAHVRVVTGANPTGELSGLFVRPQIGTAPVAADGTWTFRGKSRFAPGGLAPSVSGTSANGVSTFGVPLQVR